A genomic stretch from Sulfurimonas sediminis includes:
- a CDS encoding Na/Pi cotransporter family protein, with product MHSWITLSQAVGGIGIFILGMIIMTQGLHALAGDAIRNALIRFTKTPTTGVITGAISTAVLQSSSATTVAAVGFVSAGLLTFPQALGIIFGANIGTTITGWMVALLGFKLKLGTIVLPFILVGSSLKLFSKGKAADIGFAIAGFGLIFVGIGFMQEGMSVYKDIISPEYFEGDSFIGRFELFLLGILVTIITQSSSAGVAATLTMIYGGAISFEQGAALVVGMDVGTTVTAALATIGGSTEVKRTGFSHVVYNIFTGIAALFLIAPYTMFFESFAPGFLMQQAEIVLVLFHTFFNFLGVIAIIPFTTPFAHLMEKIIPEPKQKYIQDFDPALLENIPLALSVVQKSLENEFKTLLRYMLYLLGAKKNAHKINLHAFDKLLDETQTFLDKIHLKNTQDANWQRLISLIHVIDHLQRLFDRCREDEHKALFLQSSPLLVLEKKQFIELIQTSLQLLEQTSLQELANYTQQNNNEIEKKTEQKREEITLLMADGTVSIDEGTYHLEAVRWLQRSSVHITRIAYHLQQALLSAGK from the coding sequence ATGCATTCATGGATTACACTTTCCCAGGCAGTTGGGGGCATCGGTATTTTTATACTTGGTATGATTATCATGACTCAGGGGTTACATGCTCTTGCCGGAGATGCTATCAGAAACGCTTTAATCCGTTTTACAAAAACACCCACTACCGGAGTTATAACAGGAGCCATCAGTACTGCTGTTTTACAGTCATCAAGTGCTACAACAGTTGCCGCTGTGGGGTTTGTATCCGCAGGATTATTAACATTTCCCCAGGCACTCGGTATCATCTTTGGTGCAAATATCGGTACCACTATTACAGGATGGATGGTAGCCCTTCTCGGATTTAAACTCAAGCTGGGCACTATAGTTTTGCCTTTTATACTTGTAGGATCAAGTTTAAAACTTTTTTCAAAAGGAAAAGCAGCGGATATCGGTTTTGCCATTGCCGGATTCGGTCTGATTTTTGTCGGTATCGGTTTTATGCAAGAGGGCATGTCTGTCTATAAAGACATCATTTCACCTGAATACTTTGAGGGAGACTCTTTTATTGGCCGATTTGAGCTCTTCTTGCTTGGAATTCTTGTTACAATTATCACACAGTCATCAAGCGCAGGTGTTGCCGCGACACTCACAATGATTTACGGAGGTGCCATCAGTTTTGAGCAGGGAGCAGCCTTAGTAGTCGGCATGGATGTAGGTACAACAGTCACAGCGGCTTTGGCAACCATAGGTGGTTCTACAGAAGTAAAAAGGACCGGCTTTTCACATGTTGTATACAATATATTTACCGGTATTGCCGCACTTTTTTTAATCGCACCCTACACTATGTTCTTTGAATCTTTCGCGCCCGGTTTTTTAATGCAACAGGCTGAAATTGTCTTAGTACTGTTTCATACTTTTTTCAACTTTTTAGGTGTCATTGCAATTATACCTTTTACAACACCTTTTGCGCATCTTATGGAAAAAATCATACCCGAACCAAAACAAAAGTATATACAGGATTTTGATCCTGCATTACTTGAAAATATCCCTTTGGCTTTGAGTGTTGTGCAAAAATCTCTTGAAAATGAATTCAAAACATTATTGCGGTATATGCTCTATTTGCTTGGGGCGAAAAAAAATGCACACAAAATCAATCTGCATGCTTTTGACAAGCTCTTAGATGAAACACAGACTTTCTTAGACAAAATTCATTTAAAAAATACACAGGATGCAAACTGGCAACGGCTTATCAGTCTCATTCATGTTATTGACCATCTGCAACGGCTATTTGACCGATGTCGTGAAGATGAGCACAAAGCACTGTTTCTTCAGTCATCACCCTTGTTGGTATTAGAAAAAAAGCAATTTATTGAGCTTATTCAAACAAGCCTGCAGCTCCTTGAACAAACATCTTTACAGGAACTGGCCAATTATACGCAGCAAAACAACAATGAAATTGAGAAGAAAACAGAACAAAAGAGAGAAGAAATAACACTGTTAATGGCCGACGGGACTGTTAGCATAGACGAGGGCACCTACCACTTGGAAGCAGTCCGGTGGCTGCAACGCTCATCAGTACACATTACACGCATTGCATATCATCTTCAGCAGGCACTGCTCAGTGCAGGAAAATAA
- a CDS encoding CsgG/HfaB family protein, translated as MKNIINALMAFFIVFVSGCSQKVVIQALEPAEVDRMSQTKVIAVTDFTHDRVGLSRKIEAKLSNFEINNKKYFTVVSRNDINKVIAEQKLQNSGLVNDEKIVQVGELIGAQAIISGNVSPVTKEDSYFYEPRVRCANRKCTELETYRVRCMKRLIGLSAEVRIVDVAKGDIIYADTLGRTSSFKHCADDSRAIPSKMMVAQKLADDIADTFIYKLTPHYRKFRVKLLEDPDLDYTDEQERLLKVSLKYIEQGRYDKAERFLKELIDATNMKSYVAFYDLGVIKEAQGKYEEAKEYYEYADNLMIEPVEEINEAVIRINSLISKRKKTLEQLNR; from the coding sequence ATGAAAAATATTATAAATGCATTAATGGCTTTTTTTATTGTTTTTGTGAGCGGATGTTCTCAAAAAGTTGTTATTCAGGCACTTGAACCTGCAGAGGTTGATAGAATGTCACAAACAAAAGTGATAGCTGTAACAGATTTCACACATGACAGAGTAGGGCTTTCAAGAAAAATAGAGGCAAAGCTTTCTAATTTTGAGATAAACAATAAAAAATATTTTACTGTTGTCAGCAGAAATGATATTAATAAAGTTATAGCAGAGCAAAAACTGCAAAACAGTGGCCTTGTCAATGATGAAAAGATTGTTCAGGTTGGAGAGCTGATAGGCGCGCAGGCTATAATTTCGGGAAATGTAAGCCCTGTTACCAAGGAAGACAGCTATTTTTATGAGCCTCGTGTCCGTTGTGCAAATAGAAAATGTACAGAACTCGAAACATACCGTGTGCGCTGTATGAAACGGCTCATAGGCCTTTCTGCAGAAGTGAGAATAGTGGATGTTGCCAAAGGCGATATCATTTATGCGGATACTTTAGGCAGAACAAGTTCATTTAAACACTGTGCTGATGATTCGCGGGCAATCCCGTCAAAAATGATGGTGGCACAAAAGCTTGCCGATGATATAGCAGATACATTTATTTATAAGCTTACTCCGCATTATAGAAAATTTCGTGTAAAACTACTTGAAGATCCTGATTTGGATTATACGGATGAACAGGAGAGACTGCTGAAAGTCTCTTTAAAATATATAGAGCAGGGGCGTTATGACAAAGCAGAACGCTTTTTAAAAGAGTTGATTGATGCGACAAATATGAAAAGCTATGTGGCATTTTATGATTTGGGTGTGATAAAAGAGGCACAGGGGAAATATGAAGAGGCAAAAGAGTATTATGAATATGCGGATAATTTGATGATAGAGCCGGTTGAGGAGATTAATGAGGCTGTGATTCGAATAAACTCTCTTATCTCCAAAAGAAAAAAAACACTTGAGCAGTTAAACAGATGA
- a CDS encoding LPP20 family lipoprotein, whose protein sequence is MNKLSILFLVTGLLLGGCVAKQRVVVAKKELPSWYLQPPQSNSSTLYALGEGENQQDAITNALSFAASTLHVTVSSNFRAKTVVKEGSLNSSEATYINETQSSVEKIKISEYEILHVKKLGFKRYAALIKVDKQKLFQGLKNELDQKLQIYRSKVKNLQKRDALKRLVYYKKMKKSFTYIQNALIVMKVLHKGFDDTKYITWMNKVNEEYDYLQKHISFWVNSNVKSLAEPLRSALTKKKFIIKNVKSTMHYTVFIKAKIQKATAYGFTLARSEISFVTKNYKGEVLGENVIHVTGQSSQGYEIARQNLVKKLHSLIQKEGISKVLNIDI, encoded by the coding sequence ATGAATAAATTAAGCATATTATTTCTTGTTACAGGGCTGCTTTTAGGCGGTTGTGTTGCAAAACAAAGAGTTGTTGTTGCAAAAAAAGAGCTTCCCTCGTGGTATCTGCAACCTCCACAGTCTAACAGTTCTACGCTTTATGCACTGGGAGAAGGTGAAAATCAGCAAGATGCCATTACGAATGCCTTGAGCTTTGCAGCCTCGACATTACATGTAACGGTTTCATCAAATTTTCGTGCAAAAACAGTTGTAAAAGAGGGAAGCCTTAACAGCTCCGAGGCAACATATATCAATGAAACACAAAGCAGTGTTGAAAAAATAAAAATAAGCGAATATGAAATACTTCATGTAAAAAAACTCGGCTTTAAAAGATATGCGGCGCTTATAAAGGTCGATAAACAAAAGTTATTTCAAGGTTTAAAAAATGAACTAGACCAAAAACTACAAATATACAGAAGTAAAGTCAAAAATTTACAAAAACGTGACGCACTCAAACGTCTGGTATATTATAAAAAGATGAAAAAATCATTTACATATATACAGAATGCTCTGATAGTGATGAAAGTACTGCATAAAGGCTTTGATGATACAAAATATATAACATGGATGAATAAAGTAAATGAAGAGTATGATTATCTTCAAAAACATATAAGTTTTTGGGTAAATTCCAATGTGAAAAGTCTGGCTGAACCACTCAGAAGTGCCCTGACTAAAAAAAAGTTTATCATAAAAAATGTGAAATCAACCATGCACTACACTGTTTTTATAAAAGCAAAAATTCAAAAAGCGACTGCCTACGGTTTTACGCTTGCCCGCAGTGAAATATCTTTTGTAACGAAAAACTATAAAGGAGAAGTGTTGGGGGAAAATGTCATACATGTAACCGGACAGTCCTCCCAGGGCTATGAAATAGCCAGGCAGAATCTTGTCAAAAAGCTTCATTCGCTCATACAAAAAGAGGGCATTTCAAAAGTGTTAAATATTGATATTTAG
- a CDS encoding AAA family ATPase, giving the protein MINKIEEVKKEVAKVVVGQEKMIDSLLIALLCEGHILIEGVPGLAKTTTVNALSKALGLDFKRAQFTPDLLPSDILGAEIYDPQNNQFKIKKGPIFTNLLLADEINRAPAKVQSALLEVMQEKQVTIGDTTFKLDLPFFVMATQNPVEQEGVYQLPEAQLDRFILKLVVGYNTKKEELEIARRISSGNFETINPVLNKSELEELKKVVRDIHVDEEVQEYMIELVNATRYPEEYGLEDIKEYIQFGASPRVSIDMFKAVKAMAFMRGKDFVTPVDVAYVVKELMRHRIVLTYEAEAEGITTDEIIQKVLETVAIP; this is encoded by the coding sequence ATGATTAATAAAATAGAAGAGGTAAAAAAAGAAGTCGCAAAAGTAGTCGTGGGACAAGAAAAAATGATAGATTCATTGCTCATCGCATTGCTGTGTGAAGGGCATATTCTTATAGAAGGTGTTCCGGGACTGGCAAAAACAACAACGGTCAATGCACTTTCAAAAGCTCTGGGGCTTGACTTTAAACGAGCACAGTTCACACCGGATTTACTCCCTTCGGATATTTTGGGGGCAGAAATATACGACCCGCAAAACAATCAGTTTAAAATCAAAAAAGGTCCGATATTCACCAACCTTTTACTTGCAGATGAGATTAACCGTGCTCCGGCAAAAGTGCAATCTGCTTTGCTTGAAGTGATGCAGGAGAAACAGGTGACAATCGGCGATACGACATTCAAACTTGATCTGCCATTTTTTGTCATGGCAACACAAAACCCTGTAGAACAAGAGGGTGTCTATCAGCTCCCTGAAGCACAGCTTGACAGATTTATACTCAAGCTTGTAGTTGGTTACAACACAAAAAAAGAAGAGCTTGAAATCGCAAGAAGAATCTCAAGCGGAAATTTTGAGACAATCAATCCGGTTTTAAATAAAAGCGAACTTGAAGAGCTGAAAAAAGTTGTACGCGATATACATGTAGATGAAGAAGTACAAGAGTATATGATAGAACTGGTCAATGCGACAAGATATCCTGAAGAGTATGGACTTGAAGATATTAAAGAGTACATTCAGTTTGGAGCTTCCCCTCGTGTGAGCATAGATATGTTTAAAGCGGTTAAAGCAATGGCATTTATGCGAGGTAAAGACTTTGTCACTCCCGTTGATGTTGCTTATGTCGTAAAAGAGTTGATGCGTCACCGTATTGTGCTTACTTATGAGGCGGAGGCAGAGGGTATTACGACAGATGAAATCATTCAAAAAGTGCTTGAAACCGTAGCGATACCATAA
- a CDS encoding DUF58 domain-containing protein, protein MSKLQKILVRARRQVFSEMVGNNPSIFQGEGYDFIELREYMPGDDIRHIDWNITAKLQKPYIKIFREERELNIVIASMLNGSVYFGSKRFKQDVIAEVTAMLSFSAIKNGDLLSSYIFSDKLESFLKPSKKLFQVHKSTDEILNFDPLNKKADYKVLADTLFKRLKRKSLIIIVGDFFEIPDFKVLAKKHEVVAVIVRDRLEERPPEMGFTSLVDPESGAVLEGDFNAQTLKEYAKKVLVHDRKLYATFTKHQIRFTKIYTDGKIGVSLRRLFEGR, encoded by the coding sequence ATGAGCAAACTACAAAAAATACTTGTACGGGCACGCCGTCAGGTTTTTAGCGAGATGGTTGGAAACAACCCCTCCATTTTTCAAGGCGAGGGCTATGACTTTATAGAACTGCGTGAATATATGCCCGGTGACGACATTCGACATATTGACTGGAATATCACAGCAAAACTGCAAAAGCCTTATATTAAAATATTTCGAGAAGAGAGAGAATTAAATATTGTTATTGCTTCTATGCTCAACGGCAGTGTCTATTTCGGTTCCAAACGGTTTAAGCAGGATGTTATTGCCGAAGTAACGGCGATGCTGAGCTTTTCTGCTATTAAAAACGGCGATTTGCTGAGTTCATACATCTTCAGTGATAAGTTGGAGTCTTTTTTAAAACCGAGCAAAAAGCTGTTTCAGGTGCATAAAAGTACAGATGAAATTTTAAATTTTGATCCTTTGAATAAAAAAGCAGATTACAAAGTTTTGGCAGACACTTTGTTTAAAAGGCTTAAGCGAAAATCTCTGATTATTATTGTCGGTGATTTTTTTGAAATTCCTGATTTTAAAGTGTTGGCAAAAAAACATGAAGTAGTGGCTGTCATTGTGCGTGACAGGCTTGAAGAGAGACCGCCGGAGATGGGTTTTACCTCTTTGGTAGATCCTGAGAGCGGTGCTGTACTTGAAGGTGATTTTAATGCACAAACTCTCAAAGAGTATGCGAAAAAAGTTTTAGTGCATGACAGAAAACTCTATGCAACATTCACAAAACACCAGATTCGATTTACAAAGATCTATACAGACGGAAAAATCGGTGTTTCCTTACGACGATTATTTGAGGGCAGATAG
- a CDS encoding vWA domain-containing protein, which translates to MFDGIYFEFPKLLFIIFFFIACETLCKMKLSSIYFPHASQFMKSNVSASKLLFFLKWLTIVMMILALMSPVKDEPYELKPKHGHEIALVLDASGSMKERGFDPLNPAASRFDVVKSIVRDFINKRENDNMGLVVFGSYSFIASPLTYDKHILSRIVAQLEVGMAGKYTALYEALAQGVNLLKMSKAKSKVAILLTDGYSTAGVDKIPLDVALDIAKKEGVKVYPIGIGAPDEYNRAVLMKIAKETGGVAFGAANASQLKEVYEKIDELEKSEIKNETFSYKNYYYFYPLFIALLSLLLYVYLRNKRGSVI; encoded by the coding sequence ATGTTTGATGGTATATATTTCGAATTTCCAAAACTACTGTTTATTATTTTCTTTTTTATAGCATGTGAGACACTTTGTAAAATGAAGCTATCTTCAATTTACTTTCCGCATGCTTCACAGTTTATGAAGAGTAATGTGTCTGCATCAAAACTGCTTTTCTTCTTAAAATGGCTCACAATTGTTATGATGATTTTGGCACTTATGTCGCCTGTAAAAGATGAACCGTATGAGTTGAAGCCAAAGCACGGGCATGAAATAGCACTGGTTTTGGATGCTTCTGGCTCTATGAAAGAGCGTGGGTTTGATCCGCTCAATCCTGCTGCTTCACGCTTTGATGTTGTGAAATCAATTGTACGGGATTTTATAAACAAAAGAGAAAATGACAATATGGGACTTGTTGTTTTTGGTTCCTACTCTTTTATTGCTTCACCATTGACCTATGATAAGCATATACTGTCGCGTATTGTTGCTCAGCTTGAAGTAGGTATGGCAGGAAAATATACAGCCCTATATGAAGCGTTGGCGCAGGGTGTGAACCTGTTGAAAATGAGCAAGGCAAAATCAAAAGTGGCTATTTTGCTCACAGACGGCTACTCCACTGCAGGAGTAGATAAAATTCCTCTGGATGTGGCACTTGATATTGCTAAAAAAGAGGGTGTAAAAGTCTATCCGATAGGAATAGGTGCTCCTGATGAGTACAACAGAGCCGTGCTTATGAAAATAGCAAAAGAGACAGGCGGTGTTGCCTTTGGTGCAGCAAATGCCTCACAGCTTAAAGAGGTCTATGAAAAAATTGATGAATTGGAAAAATCAGAGATAAAAAATGAAACATTTTCCTATAAAAACTACTACTATTTTTATCCGCTCTTTATAGCATTGTTGTCTCTGCTGCTTTATGTCTATTTACGAAATAAAAGAGGGAGTGTAATATGA
- a CDS encoding VWA domain-containing protein: protein MSFLHPEFLYYMLPLIVILFGLLLTQKESHATFFSSEVMQRLRVSSNTLTLKARNALFFLIAVLMTIALAGPVIKDGKIEVTAKSADIMIALDISDSMLAEDVYPNRLKLAKQKALELLRLAPNERIGVIAFAKNSYLVSPLSFDHEAVAFLLKKLNTNSITEQGTDFMSMLQVVDKSIKQDAKKYLLILSDGGDKKDFSQEIAFAKKHDIAVFVLGVGTPQGAPIKLGNGEFIKQNGKIIVSKLNDKIADLATKTGGVYIESVNSDADVKAMLQEIERHSKKKELKSEQIEKYIPLVYYPLGLALLLLLIATSSMSKRVKVEVPGLFILAIFLGSSAPSYAGLLDFMHLDEAKNAYKHKEYEKSAKIYDSYAKKSNRSESYYNAANALYKAKKYKEAVQNYEKATFDDKVSRAKNFSNMGNAYAKMGDEASLKKAIESYEKSLKLHEDKDTRENLEAVKKALKKKEQKKQQQKKQQQKNKDQKKQQQKNQKNQQNQQNQKSQDNKKNEKKQDNKEQKNKQHQDNKKDQKSEQRKSQKPSEDEKKQQKKNAEKEKNVKQKEKKEKERKQKSQQKSAEKKQKKDKKKSASVSAAQAEKMKNRMSDAEEAKWLKSLNSEQSTYLYRLNQSNKKKENSNEKPW, encoded by the coding sequence ATGAGTTTTTTACATCCGGAATTTCTTTACTATATGTTACCGTTAATTGTTATACTCTTTGGGCTGTTGCTTACACAAAAAGAGTCGCATGCAACATTTTTTTCAAGTGAGGTGATGCAAAGACTCAGAGTCTCTTCAAACACCTTGACACTCAAAGCAAGAAATGCACTCTTTTTCCTGATTGCTGTTTTGATGACAATTGCTTTGGCCGGTCCTGTCATCAAAGACGGAAAGATTGAAGTGACGGCTAAGAGTGCTGACATTATGATAGCTTTGGATATATCAGATTCTATGTTAGCAGAAGATGTCTATCCGAACCGTTTGAAACTGGCAAAACAAAAGGCCTTGGAACTGTTGCGTCTGGCACCAAATGAGCGTATCGGTGTGATTGCCTTTGCAAAAAACTCTTATCTGGTTTCACCCTTGAGTTTTGATCATGAAGCAGTTGCTTTTTTACTGAAAAAACTGAATACAAACTCTATTACAGAGCAGGGCACAGATTTTATGTCGATGCTGCAGGTGGTTGATAAAAGTATAAAACAAGATGCAAAAAAATATTTGTTAATATTGAGTGACGGCGGAGACAAAAAAGATTTTTCTCAAGAGATTGCTTTTGCCAAAAAGCATGACATAGCTGTCTTTGTACTTGGTGTCGGCACACCGCAGGGAGCACCGATAAAGCTTGGAAATGGAGAGTTTATCAAACAAAACGGAAAAATTATTGTCTCAAAACTCAATGATAAAATTGCCGACCTGGCAACAAAAACAGGCGGTGTTTACATTGAAAGTGTCAATTCTGATGCCGATGTCAAAGCAATGCTTCAGGAGATTGAGCGTCACAGCAAGAAAAAAGAGCTGAAGTCTGAGCAGATAGAAAAGTATATACCATTGGTCTATTATCCTTTAGGATTGGCACTTCTCTTACTGCTTATCGCGACATCTTCTATGAGCAAACGGGTAAAAGTTGAGGTGCCTGGATTGTTTATTTTAGCTATTTTTCTCGGTAGTTCTGCTCCGTCATATGCGGGATTGCTGGATTTTATGCATCTTGATGAAGCAAAAAATGCCTACAAGCACAAGGAGTATGAAAAATCGGCAAAAATATATGACAGTTATGCAAAAAAGAGTAATCGAAGTGAGAGTTACTATAATGCAGCCAATGCCCTCTATAAGGCTAAAAAGTACAAAGAAGCGGTTCAGAATTATGAAAAAGCAACCTTTGATGACAAAGTTTCACGTGCGAAAAATTTTTCAAATATGGGTAATGCCTATGCAAAAATGGGTGATGAAGCAAGCTTGAAAAAGGCGATAGAGTCTTATGAAAAATCTTTGAAACTTCATGAAGACAAAGATACAAGAGAAAACCTTGAAGCCGTAAAAAAAGCATTAAAGAAAAAAGAGCAGAAGAAACAACAACAAAAGAAACAGCAACAGAAAAACAAAGATCAGAAAAAACAGCAGCAGAAGAATCAAAAAAACCAGCAGAACCAGCAGAACCAGAAAAGTCAAGATAACAAAAAGAACGAGAAAAAGCAGGATAATAAAGAGCAAAAGAACAAACAGCATCAAGACAATAAAAAAGACCAAAAGAGTGAGCAGAGAAAATCTCAAAAGCCGAGCGAAGATGAGAAAAAGCAGCAAAAAAAGAATGCTGAAAAAGAAAAGAATGTAAAGCAAAAAGAGAAGAAAGAAAAAGAACGCAAACAAAAATCCCAGCAAAAAAGTGCTGAGAAAAAACAGAAAAAAGACAAAAAGAAATCTGCCTCCGTATCGGCTGCACAGGCAGAAAAAATGAAAAACAGGATGAGTGATGCAGAAGAGGCAAAATGGCTTAAAAGTCTTAATAGTGAACAGAGTACATATCTATACAGATTGAACCAAAGTAACAAGAAGAAGGAAAACAGTAATGAAAAACCTTGGTAA
- a CDS encoding BatD family protein, with protein MKNLGKIIIIFSLLTTAIYAKVVARVSPKSVVSGEVATYTLTITGSEVNKPLISTICGSNVLGSSSQTSIEMINNDYRKSYVLSYQFMPQKSCVISPVSIEIDGKTEQSNSVKVTVKPAVQDKNADFVLNLIPSKTELFVGEPFTLNLVLKQKKDAEAVDSKFIAPDFKGFWIKGESQATRTEKDGFIITKASYRLAPQREGNLTIKPAQLKIATRISSRDVWGGFMPQIKWKSYFSNPVELHVKPLPNNAKIVGNFTIEATADKLQINPNEAVNVTVKVRGEGNLEDIKSFKPYIPGVNVFDEKISIKGNTLTQKLAFVSDKDFTIPPFSLAFYNLKTKRVEKISTQPIPIKVNGAVKKTALKIQREASAQTTEQPLHVKKRAKVYDKLSIGIAFVAGVIIGILIMMFAKPVKFLKKERVLNLNDERLLLIKLLPYKDKDEEVRKVVDMLEANLYSSKKEKIDKKLVKELLKKYDIS; from the coding sequence ATGAAAAACCTTGGTAAAATAATAATAATTTTTAGTCTACTTACAACGGCAATATATGCGAAGGTTGTGGCAAGGGTATCTCCTAAGAGTGTTGTTAGCGGAGAAGTCGCAACCTATACCCTTACAATCACAGGGAGTGAAGTCAATAAACCACTTATCAGTACAATATGCGGTAGCAATGTTCTAGGGTCAAGTTCTCAAACAAGTATTGAGATGATAAACAATGACTATAGAAAAAGCTATGTGCTGAGTTACCAGTTTATGCCACAAAAAAGTTGTGTGATTTCACCGGTAAGTATTGAAATAGATGGAAAAACAGAGCAATCAAATAGTGTAAAAGTGACGGTAAAGCCGGCAGTACAGGATAAAAATGCCGATTTTGTACTGAATTTGATTCCCTCAAAAACAGAATTGTTTGTGGGGGAACCGTTTACACTTAACCTGGTGCTGAAACAGAAAAAAGATGCCGAAGCCGTTGACAGTAAATTTATAGCACCGGACTTTAAAGGCTTTTGGATTAAAGGCGAATCACAGGCAACAAGAACTGAAAAAGACGGATTTATCATCACAAAAGCAAGCTACAGACTGGCTCCGCAAAGAGAAGGAAACCTGACCATAAAACCGGCACAACTCAAAATTGCGACAAGAATCTCTTCACGGGATGTCTGGGGAGGGTTTATGCCTCAGATCAAATGGAAAAGCTATTTTTCAAATCCGGTGGAGTTACATGTAAAGCCTTTGCCTAATAATGCAAAAATAGTCGGAAACTTTACAATTGAAGCGACTGCCGACAAATTACAGATTAATCCCAATGAAGCAGTGAATGTCACTGTCAAAGTCAGAGGTGAAGGGAATTTAGAAGATATTAAGAGTTTTAAACCCTATATACCGGGTGTAAATGTTTTTGATGAGAAAATAAGTATCAAAGGCAATACTCTGACACAAAAGTTAGCCTTTGTTTCAGATAAAGATTTTACCATTCCGCCTTTTTCACTGGCATTTTACAATTTGAAAACAAAACGGGTAGAAAAAATCTCTACACAACCGATTCCTATCAAAGTAAACGGTGCGGTGAAAAAAACAGCATTGAAAATACAAAGAGAAGCATCTGCACAAACCACTGAACAGCCTTTACATGTAAAGAAGAGAGCAAAAGTCTATGACAAACTTTCCATTGGTATAGCTTTTGTTGCAGGAGTCATCATAGGAATATTGATTATGATGTTTGCAAAACCGGTAAAATTTTTGAAAAAAGAGAGAGTATTGAATCTCAATGATGAGAGGCTGTTGCTTATAAAACTGCTGCCGTACAAAGACAAAGATGAGGAAGTAAGAAAAGTTGTAGATATGTTGGAAGCTAATCTTTACTCTTCAAAAAAAGAGAAGATAGATAAAAAGCTTGTCAAAGAGCTGCTGAAAAAATATGATATATCCTAG
- a CDS encoding prephenate dehydrogenase encodes MNIAIIGLGLMGGSLALSLKKQNYVDSIVGYDHNQKHTQDALCLGLVDKIVSFEEVKKCDVIFLAIPVNGVIKILKELTDVGPDTTIIDLGSTKEKIVASVPPQIRKNFVAAHPMTGTENFGPHAAVENLYYDKVVVLCDLEESGELQTKVAKKIFKSLHMKKHFMKSHEHDRHAAFISHMPHAISYSIANTVLKQENKHTILALAAGGFRSMSRLAKSSPYMWEDIFRQNKENLLEAIELFETELTNLKQNIQNEEWDKVHQEMANANKLHDILD; translated from the coding sequence ATGAATATAGCAATTATTGGATTAGGTTTGATGGGAGGTTCCCTTGCCCTTTCATTAAAAAAACAAAATTATGTTGACTCTATTGTAGGTTATGACCATAATCAAAAGCATACACAGGACGCACTTTGCCTTGGACTCGTAGATAAAATAGTCTCTTTTGAAGAGGTCAAAAAGTGTGATGTTATTTTTCTTGCCATTCCTGTCAACGGTGTGATCAAAATCTTAAAAGAACTGACGGATGTCGGTCCGGACACAACTATAATTGATTTAGGCAGTACGAAAGAAAAAATTGTTGCCTCTGTACCGCCACAGATAAGAAAAAACTTTGTTGCGGCACATCCAATGACCGGAACAGAAAACTTCGGTCCGCATGCCGCAGTTGAAAATCTTTACTACGACAAGGTTGTTGTTTTATGCGATCTTGAAGAGAGTGGGGAACTGCAGACAAAGGTTGCCAAAAAAATATTTAAATCGCTGCATATGAAAAAACATTTTATGAAGTCTCATGAGCATGACCGTCATGCCGCTTTCATTTCACATATGCCCCATGCCATCTCCTATTCTATTGCCAACACTGTGTTAAAGCAGGAAAACAAGCATACCATTCTGGCCTTGGCTGCAGGTGGATTTCGCTCCATGAGTCGTCTGGCAAAGAGTTCTCCCTATATGTGGGAAGATATTTTCAGACAGAACAAAGAGAATCTGCTTGAAGCCATAGAACTCTTTGAAACAGAGCTTACAAACCTCAAACAAAACATTCAAAACGAAGAGTGGGACAAAGTCCATCAGGAGATGGCCAATGCCAACAAACTGCATGATATCCTGGACTAG